In the genome of Paenibacillus pabuli, one region contains:
- a CDS encoding zinc-binding alcohol dehydrogenase family protein, which translates to MSNRQMKAIGLLKYLPINQPESLLDVMMDVPEPTGRDLLIRVKAISVNPVDVKVRAPKNRTENTPKVLGWDVAGVVEQAGPESSLFKPGDEVYYAGSIARPGGNSEFHLVDERIVGFKPATLEFAHAAALPLTAITAWEGLFDRLGVSAATECNEGKTILIIGAAGGVGSIATQLAKHAGLTVIGTASRPESAEWAKNMGADHIINHYEAFLPQLKALGLEYVDYIFCLNSTEKHWVNMAEAIAPQGKICSIVETDELLDLTLLKNKSVTFAWELMFTRPLFQTSDMIKQHNLLNEVSRMIDEGRLRTTVAQILSPINAANLRKAHAIMEEGRMTGKIVIENFE; encoded by the coding sequence ATGTCAAACCGACAAATGAAAGCCATCGGGTTGCTAAAGTATTTACCCATTAATCAACCTGAGAGCTTGCTGGACGTTATGATGGATGTACCTGAACCTACAGGGAGAGATTTGCTGATCCGAGTCAAAGCCATTTCTGTCAATCCCGTCGATGTTAAAGTGCGCGCTCCCAAAAATAGGACCGAAAACACCCCAAAGGTTCTCGGTTGGGATGTTGCAGGTGTCGTCGAACAAGCCGGACCGGAATCTTCACTGTTCAAACCCGGCGATGAAGTGTATTATGCCGGCAGCATTGCCCGTCCAGGTGGAAATAGCGAGTTTCACCTCGTTGATGAGAGAATCGTCGGTTTTAAACCAGCAACACTGGAATTTGCGCATGCAGCCGCTCTGCCGTTAACCGCTATCACCGCTTGGGAAGGATTATTTGATCGTTTGGGCGTGTCTGCTGCCACCGAGTGCAACGAAGGTAAAACTATTTTGATCATCGGGGCAGCGGGTGGTGTTGGTTCTATTGCGACACAACTGGCCAAACACGCTGGTTTGACTGTCATCGGCACAGCTTCACGCCCGGAATCTGCTGAGTGGGCTAAAAACATGGGAGCTGACCACATCATCAATCATTACGAAGCATTTCTCCCTCAGCTCAAAGCGCTAGGTTTAGAATATGTTGACTATATTTTCTGCTTGAACAGTACGGAGAAGCATTGGGTCAATATGGCTGAAGCCATTGCTCCCCAAGGGAAAATCTGCTCCATTGTGGAGACGGATGAGCTCCTCGATCTGACCTTACTGAAAAACAAAAGCGTCACTTTTGCCTGGGAGCTGATGTTCACCAGACCATTATTCCAGACTTCGGATATGATTAAACAGCACAACCTGTTAAACGAAGTTTCCCGTATGATCGATGAAGGACGCTTACGAACTACGGTTGCCCAGATCCTCTCTCCCATCAATGCAGCCAATTTGCGTAAAGCCCATGCAATAATGGAAGAAGGACGTATGACAGGTAAAATCGTGATTGAGAACTTCGAGTAA
- a CDS encoding winged helix-turn-helix transcriptional regulator, whose translation MRDRKSGYGQCPNEEGCPVEYTLDVIGGKWKGVLLYHMIEGPIRFNEFRRICPNITQRMLTLQLRELEEDGIVHREVYPQVPPKVEYSLSEFGRTLVPIIMEMKIWGEKHKNLSIAASRQTENVADSMVDSM comes from the coding sequence ATGCGTGACCGCAAATCGGGATATGGCCAATGCCCAAATGAAGAAGGTTGTCCCGTCGAGTATACGTTGGATGTCATTGGCGGCAAGTGGAAGGGTGTACTTCTGTATCATATGATCGAAGGTCCCATACGATTTAATGAGTTTCGTAGAATATGTCCGAACATTACGCAGAGAATGCTGACGCTACAGCTTCGAGAGCTTGAAGAAGACGGGATCGTGCACCGTGAGGTGTACCCGCAAGTTCCTCCCAAAGTGGAATACTCGCTATCGGAATTCGGACGCACATTAGTGCCAATTATTATGGAAATGAAAATCTGGGGAGAGAAACACAAAAATTTATCAATTGCTGCTTCTAGACAGACAGAAAACGTGGCAGATTCCATGGTGGATTCGATGTGA
- a CDS encoding glycosyl hydrolase family 8, whose translation MRKNRRFSVSSKAVMMCCLAFLLIPAGFAFAAPNKPFPQHTTYTSGSIKPNHVTQSAMDSAVKAKWDSWKSAYLKTAGTGKYYVKYQSNGDTVSEAHGYGMLATVLMAGYDSNAQTYFDGLYQYYKAHPSTNNSKLMAWKQNSSFQNIEGADSATDGDMDIAYSLLLADKQWGSSGSINYLQAGKDIINAIMQSDVNQSQWTLRLGDWATDNTYKNATRPSDFMLNHLKAFQAATGDARWANVIDKTYTIINSLYNGYSSSTGLLPDFVVLSGSTYKPASADFLEGANDGNYDYNSCRTPWRIATDYLMTGDSRALNQLSQMNSWITTKVSGNPSSVKDGYKLNGTVTGSGGSGAFYAPFGVSAMTSSTNQNWLNSVWTKTAGSSNEGYYEDSIKLFSMIVMSGNWWTY comes from the coding sequence ATGAGAAAAAACAGGAGATTTTCGGTTAGCAGCAAGGCTGTTATGATGTGTTGTCTCGCTTTTCTTCTTATTCCGGCGGGCTTTGCCTTCGCCGCTCCAAACAAGCCATTCCCGCAGCATACGACATATACCAGCGGTTCGATCAAGCCGAACCATGTTACACAAAGTGCGATGGACAGCGCCGTGAAAGCAAAATGGGACAGTTGGAAATCAGCATATTTGAAGACAGCAGGCACAGGCAAGTATTATGTGAAATATCAGTCCAACGGGGATACTGTATCTGAAGCTCACGGGTATGGAATGCTGGCAACGGTTCTAATGGCTGGTTATGACAGCAACGCGCAGACCTATTTCGACGGACTTTATCAATATTATAAGGCTCATCCGAGTACCAACAATTCGAAACTGATGGCATGGAAACAAAACAGCAGCTTCCAGAACATTGAAGGCGCCGACTCGGCCACGGATGGAGACATGGACATTGCTTATTCGCTCCTGCTTGCGGACAAGCAGTGGGGGAGCAGCGGCAGCATCAACTACCTTCAGGCCGGCAAGGACATCATCAATGCCATTATGCAAAGTGACGTGAATCAGTCTCAATGGACGCTGCGTCTTGGCGACTGGGCAACGGACAACACCTACAAAAATGCTACCCGTCCATCAGACTTTATGCTGAATCACTTGAAGGCATTCCAGGCTGCAACGGGTGATGCCAGATGGGCGAACGTGATCGACAAAACCTATACCATTATCAACTCCTTATACAACGGGTATAGTTCATCAACCGGATTGCTTCCAGACTTCGTCGTTCTGTCGGGTTCAACGTACAAGCCGGCTTCAGCCGATTTTCTGGAAGGGGCGAACGATGGGAACTACGATTACAACTCGTGTCGTACGCCTTGGCGGATCGCAACGGATTATCTGATGACGGGTGACAGCCGGGCGCTCAATCAGCTCAGCCAAATGAACAGCTGGATTACGACCAAAGTAAGTGGCAACCCTAGCAGCGTAAAGGATGGTTATAAACTCAACGGCACGGTTACAGGTTCCGGTGGCAGCGGCGCGTTCTATGCACCGTTTGGTGTCAGCGCTATGACCTCGTCCACGAACCAAAACTGGCTGAATTCCGTATGGACCAAAACGGCGGGCAGCTCCAATGAAGGCTACTATGAAGACAGCATCAAGCTGTTCTCCATGATCGTGATGTCTGGCAACTGGTGGACATACTAA
- a CDS encoding 6-phospho-beta-glucosidase, producing MDNKQGLKIAVIGGGSSYTPELVEGFILHHAELPVRELWLVDIEPGQRKLNIVGNLAKRMVEKSGLPIEVHLTFDRREAIKGADFVSTQMRVGMLDARGRDESIPLKYGVIGQETTGPGGMMKALRTIPVLLDICRDIEELAPNAWLLNFTNPAGMVTEAILKYSNVKSIGLCNAPIGLIKQTSAKYGVEADRIYAEFVGLNHLHWITRIDVNGEDKLDEMLADTAGYSAKNVPVREWNPEFLQSLHALPSYYLKYFYMTDAMLEEQLESLQTGGNRAEVVKRVEEELFELYNDPDLKDKPKQLEQRGGAFYSEAAVNLMRSLYNGTNDIQTLNVANQGIIDFLPNDASIEVNCVVTKTGPLPLPLTKVPPMAVGLIHAVKTYERLAIDAAVTGDRGLALQALAHHPLVPSVEVAIQMLDEMLEANKEYLPQFFTETAANA from the coding sequence GTGGATAATAAACAAGGACTGAAAATAGCGGTAATCGGCGGTGGATCTTCCTATACTCCGGAGCTGGTTGAGGGGTTCATCCTTCACCATGCCGAGCTTCCGGTACGCGAGCTGTGGCTGGTCGATATTGAGCCGGGACAGCGCAAACTAAATATTGTTGGCAACTTGGCCAAACGCATGGTGGAGAAATCCGGCCTTCCGATTGAAGTCCATTTGACATTCGACCGCCGCGAAGCCATCAAGGGTGCGGACTTCGTCAGCACTCAAATGCGTGTCGGCATGCTTGACGCCCGTGGCCGCGATGAATCCATCCCCCTGAAATACGGCGTGATCGGTCAGGAAACCACTGGTCCCGGAGGCATGATGAAGGCGCTGCGGACGATTCCGGTCCTGCTTGATATCTGCCGTGATATTGAAGAACTCGCTCCTAATGCCTGGCTGCTGAACTTTACGAATCCGGCGGGTATGGTCACAGAAGCAATTCTAAAGTATTCCAACGTTAAAAGCATTGGTCTCTGTAATGCGCCGATCGGCCTGATCAAGCAGACTTCGGCCAAATACGGCGTAGAAGCGGACCGCATCTATGCCGAGTTTGTCGGCCTGAACCATCTGCACTGGATTACGCGTATTGATGTGAACGGAGAAGACAAACTGGATGAGATGTTGGCTGATACAGCCGGTTACAGCGCGAAGAACGTGCCTGTACGGGAGTGGAATCCGGAATTCCTGCAATCCCTGCATGCCCTTCCTTCCTACTATCTGAAATATTTCTATATGACCGATGCCATGCTTGAAGAACAGCTGGAATCCTTACAAACAGGCGGAAACCGTGCGGAAGTGGTTAAACGCGTCGAAGAAGAACTGTTCGAGCTTTACAATGACCCGGACCTGAAAGATAAACCGAAACAGCTGGAGCAGCGGGGCGGCGCCTTCTATTCCGAAGCAGCCGTAAACCTGATGCGCTCACTGTACAACGGAACGAATGACATTCAGACGTTGAACGTAGCCAATCAAGGCATTATTGATTTCCTGCCGAACGATGCCAGCATTGAAGTCAACTGCGTTGTCACCAAAACCGGCCCGCTGCCCCTGCCGCTAACCAAGGTTCCTCCTATGGCCGTCGGACTGATCCATGCGGTTAAAACCTATGAGCGCCTCGCCATCGATGCTGCCGTAACCGGCGATCGTGGATTGGCACTACAGGCATTGGCCCATCATCCTCTGGTCCCTTCGGTCGAAGTGGCGATTCAGATGCTGGATGAAATGCTCGAAGCCAACAAGGAATATTTGCCGCAGTTTTTTACTGAAACTGCAGCTAATGCATAA
- a CDS encoding N-acetylglucosamine kinase yields MTYYLGIDGGGTKTYALLTDECGNVLGKGMGGNGNHQIDRALAAQSIREAAEGALNEAGLQIHEIAHTYFGLAGADREADYRILHPLVQGIGFTRNYSINCDTMISLRSGTNQPYGVALICGTGTNSAGRNPAGEHVQVGGFDYMYGDFGGGGSLNIEVFRSVIRSWDGREQTTLLTPLLLNFLGYDSVSDMFDDFQDHGKHVPVHAAKLLFEAAAENDAVALEILNRQGVELGKSAAAVIHKLGMEKDTFDVVLAGSLLTRGDRGWIRSKVAQAVATIAPNATIVTLATEPVVGALWSAMDADGHEVSQDVYDKMRAFREFEHIKQTTR; encoded by the coding sequence TTGACGTACTACTTGGGTATCGATGGGGGAGGAACAAAAACATACGCCCTGCTGACTGATGAATGCGGCAATGTGCTTGGCAAAGGCATGGGCGGCAACGGCAATCACCAGATTGACCGCGCCTTGGCCGCACAAAGCATACGGGAAGCTGCAGAAGGAGCCCTGAACGAGGCAGGACTGCAGATTCATGAAATCGCGCACACTTATTTCGGACTTGCGGGAGCGGATCGGGAGGCAGATTACCGAATCCTCCACCCTCTGGTTCAGGGAATCGGATTTACCCGGAATTATTCGATTAACTGTGACACCATGATCAGCCTGCGCTCAGGTACGAACCAGCCTTACGGTGTCGCACTGATCTGCGGCACAGGCACCAACTCCGCAGGCCGCAATCCGGCAGGAGAGCATGTACAGGTCGGCGGTTTTGATTATATGTACGGCGATTTCGGCGGTGGCGGTTCCCTCAATATTGAGGTGTTCCGCTCTGTCATCCGTTCCTGGGACGGTCGTGAGCAGACAACGCTCCTGACACCCCTGCTGCTGAACTTCCTTGGGTATGACAGTGTCAGCGATATGTTCGATGATTTCCAGGATCATGGCAAGCATGTGCCTGTCCACGCTGCGAAGCTGCTGTTTGAAGCTGCCGCAGAGAACGATGCTGTAGCTCTGGAAATTCTGAACCGTCAGGGCGTCGAGCTTGGCAAATCAGCGGCAGCAGTCATCCACAAGCTCGGAATGGAAAAGGACACCTTTGACGTGGTACTGGCAGGAAGTCTGCTAACAAGGGGAGACCGAGGCTGGATTCGCAGTAAGGTTGCACAGGCTGTCGCAACCATCGCCCCGAATGCGACCATCGTAACGTTGGCCACTGAGCCTGTCGTCGGTGCTTTATGGTCTGCTATGGATGCAGACGGACATGAGGTAAGCCAGGATGTATATGACAAAATGCGGGCATTCCGCGAGTTCGAACATATTAAGCAAACAACAAGATAA
- a CDS encoding LacI family DNA-binding transcriptional regulator: MKVSIFDVAKKSGLSVVTVSRVLNGAESVREKNRQKVLDAIKELDYHPNAAARSLARGKTGIVGLIMTTLQDSFFDAVVKELNEVLSLHGYFLAVSVSTGIGSDGSHYLIQEDRVDGLILLSPIEEDNYIVELKRRNIPYVLIDNQKPDNDTFSVTIDNYKGGYEATKHLLDLGHTSIAHISGDDMFRSTKERRSGFLQALKEQDLTPFDMITGDFEIDFGYDICRKWLREGRLPSAVFAGDDHIALGVVNALMEEGIKVPEQVAIVGYDDQYISSKLHPHLTTVRQPADRIGIAAADMLLKRMDGTMKRGANVQIDPELIVRESTGAPIEDTTG, from the coding sequence ATGAAGGTTAGCATATTTGATGTAGCAAAAAAATCAGGATTATCCGTTGTAACGGTTTCTCGGGTACTCAATGGTGCCGAATCCGTTCGTGAGAAAAATAGACAAAAGGTGCTCGACGCGATTAAAGAGCTTGATTACCATCCCAACGCCGCTGCGCGGAGTTTAGCCCGCGGCAAGACAGGAATCGTGGGGCTGATCATGACCACTCTTCAGGACTCCTTCTTTGACGCCGTTGTTAAGGAACTGAACGAAGTGCTTTCGCTTCACGGCTATTTTCTCGCCGTTTCGGTCTCTACCGGCATTGGCTCGGATGGAAGTCATTACCTGATTCAGGAGGACCGGGTGGACGGTCTTATTCTGCTCTCGCCGATAGAAGAAGATAACTATATTGTGGAACTGAAGCGGCGCAATATCCCTTATGTCCTCATCGACAATCAGAAGCCGGACAATGATACTTTTTCGGTAACAATCGATAACTACAAAGGCGGCTATGAAGCTACGAAGCATCTGCTTGATCTGGGGCATACCTCCATCGCACACATCAGCGGAGACGACATGTTCCGCAGTACGAAAGAGCGCCGCAGCGGTTTCCTGCAGGCACTTAAGGAACAAGACCTGACTCCGTTTGACATGATTACAGGCGATTTCGAAATCGATTTTGGTTATGACATCTGCCGCAAATGGCTGCGCGAGGGCCGCCTCCCTTCTGCAGTGTTCGCTGGCGATGACCATATCGCGCTCGGGGTCGTGAATGCCCTCATGGAAGAAGGCATCAAGGTCCCTGAACAGGTAGCAATTGTCGGCTATGACGACCAGTATATTTCATCCAAGCTGCACCCCCATCTGACTACGGTCCGGCAGCCTGCCGACCGCATTGGGATTGCTGCTGCGGATATGCTGCTGAAACGTATGGACGGTACGATGAAACGTGGGGCTAATGTGCAAATCGACCCTGAACTCATCGTGAGAGAATCTACCGGAGCACCAATAGAAGATACGACCGGATAA
- a CDS encoding ABC transporter substrate-binding protein has translation MKTLRIKKSFTLLLATSMLVVLALSGCSGGKSAGDVVPGNDSDSAKSGASGGQVTITHYTIDSEDRTFIEKLVPDFEAKHPNIKVKVEKAPYEQFDSKLQTLIAGGKSPDVTSHYGYGGFAEYYNKDMLLDMNDIINEDGFKASDYSIPDDLMKIYTVKDHVYGIPVNMYVTLMLYNKDMFDADNVPYPPSDYEDKSWTFDKMVEDAKKMTHVSNDIAKTQYGVDFTWSERDMRPLYFGAEPYSQDTWTNGGVPSETYFTSPEVIAAYNKLFNLILKDKVSPTTEWSKSVAGQNGDAFVTGKVGMTVSGSWSLAGSNDFPFKVGVAAVPAGGNDKVRSVLFVDPLLILKGSKHPKEAFEWIKYLVSDEVQEKSIELSGGNPPVNTKAAETYYKHFDGIDPADVKKVYEGAVKYGFESYNHLITHYSQINDMFINEMQPIDTGHNTVEEVMPTIQQKVMEIIKR, from the coding sequence ATGAAAACATTAAGGATCAAAAAGTCTTTTACACTTTTGCTTGCAACCAGCATGCTCGTCGTATTGGCATTGTCCGGCTGTAGCGGCGGCAAATCTGCGGGAGATGTCGTACCTGGTAACGATAGCGATAGCGCTAAATCGGGTGCCTCAGGTGGGCAAGTAACCATAACGCACTATACCATCGATTCCGAGGATCGCACCTTTATTGAAAAGCTGGTTCCGGATTTTGAAGCCAAACATCCGAACATTAAGGTCAAAGTTGAAAAAGCTCCTTACGAGCAGTTCGACAGTAAGCTCCAAACGCTGATTGCCGGCGGCAAATCCCCTGACGTCACAAGCCACTATGGCTACGGCGGTTTTGCGGAGTATTACAACAAAGACATGCTGCTCGACATGAACGACATTATTAATGAAGACGGATTTAAAGCATCGGACTACAGCATCCCGGATGACCTCATGAAAATCTATACCGTCAAAGACCATGTGTACGGTATCCCGGTCAACATGTACGTTACTTTGATGCTCTACAACAAAGACATGTTCGACGCTGACAATGTCCCATATCCTCCAAGCGATTACGAGGACAAGAGTTGGACTTTTGACAAAATGGTCGAAGATGCAAAGAAAATGACGCATGTATCCAACGATATTGCCAAAACCCAATATGGCGTTGACTTCACATGGTCCGAGCGCGATATGCGCCCGCTCTATTTTGGAGCAGAACCCTACTCCCAGGACACCTGGACGAACGGTGGCGTACCATCCGAGACTTATTTCACTTCGCCGGAAGTCATCGCAGCCTATAACAAGCTGTTCAACCTGATCCTCAAAGATAAAGTGTCTCCGACAACGGAATGGAGCAAAAGCGTAGCAGGGCAAAACGGCGATGCTTTCGTAACCGGTAAGGTAGGCATGACTGTCAGCGGCTCATGGAGTCTTGCCGGCTCTAACGACTTTCCGTTCAAGGTTGGCGTGGCTGCAGTGCCTGCCGGTGGCAATGACAAGGTCCGCAGCGTGCTGTTCGTCGACCCGCTCTTGATCCTGAAGGGCTCCAAGCATCCGAAGGAAGCTTTTGAATGGATCAAGTATCTGGTCAGCGACGAGGTTCAGGAAAAATCCATTGAACTGAGCGGCGGCAATCCTCCTGTAAATACGAAGGCAGCCGAGACCTATTACAAGCATTTTGATGGCATCGATCCAGCAGATGTGAAGAAGGTATACGAAGGTGCAGTGAAATACGGATTTGAATCCTATAACCACCTGATCACCCACTATTCTCAGATCAACGACATGTTCATCAACGAGATGCAGCCAATTGATACGGGACACAACACCGTTGAAGAAGTGATGCCGACAATTCAGCAAAAAGTCATGGAAATTATCAAACGTTAA
- a CDS encoding carbohydrate ABC transporter permease, with amino-acid sequence MSTIPTAGPGATPSVNKRRRKIDAVSIASFIALVATTFLMLLPLFFMVSTSLKSKKELLKFPPTFLPESWQWSNYREIFDTLNFGQMYMNSLIIGILTVVGTLFSSALAGYGFARYRGKGSNLWFMLMLSTMMLPYPAIMIPQFILFSKLNWIDTFLPLIVPAFFGSAYNIFLLRQFFSTLPDELFDAGRIDGCSEFRMWRQIALPLSGPALATVAIFAFIYSWNDLLTPVLYLSSSDKFTLPVGMSSFTSSRFRIPPWHLLMVASVLAMLPIVALFAIAQKRFVEGIVLTGIK; translated from the coding sequence ATGAGTACAATTCCGACTGCCGGCCCAGGCGCTACACCTTCTGTGAATAAACGCCGACGCAAGATCGACGCGGTCAGCATTGCCAGCTTCATTGCCCTGGTGGCCACCACTTTTCTCATGCTTCTCCCTTTGTTTTTCATGGTCTCGACTTCGCTGAAATCGAAGAAGGAACTGCTGAAGTTTCCTCCGACCTTTCTGCCGGAGTCATGGCAATGGAGTAACTACAGAGAGATTTTCGACACGCTGAACTTCGGTCAAATGTATATGAATAGTCTCATTATCGGCATTTTGACCGTTGTCGGCACCCTGTTTTCGTCGGCCCTTGCAGGCTATGGCTTCGCCAGATATCGGGGTAAAGGCAGCAACTTGTGGTTCATGCTCATGCTCAGCACCATGATGCTTCCATATCCGGCGATTATGATCCCGCAGTTCATTCTCTTTTCCAAGCTGAACTGGATTGATACCTTCCTGCCGCTGATTGTCCCTGCGTTTTTTGGTTCGGCATACAACATCTTTTTGCTGCGACAGTTCTTCTCCACCCTGCCGGATGAGCTGTTTGACGCAGGGCGCATCGATGGCTGCAGCGAGTTCCGGATGTGGCGGCAAATTGCTCTGCCTCTGTCCGGACCGGCGCTTGCAACCGTTGCGATCTTTGCCTTCATCTACAGCTGGAATGACCTTCTTACGCCTGTGCTCTATTTAAGCTCATCGGATAAGTTTACGCTTCCGGTCGGTATGTCTTCCTTCACATCTTCGCGCTTCCGAATTCCGCCGTGGCATCTGCTCATGGTTGCATCTGTGCTTGCCATGCTGCCGATCGTGGCCCTATTTGCGATAGCCCAGAAGCGGTTTGTGGAAGGAATTGTACTTACAGGCATCAAGTAA
- a CDS encoding carbohydrate ABC transporter permease, with protein sequence MYLFISPWLIGFMVFALYPILSSLYYSFTDYDIIHPPKYVGLANYNEMFHNDLFWKSVVVTVRYTFISVPIQLLLALGFALLLNMKIPFRGFFRTAMYFPSMVSGVAMSLLWYWIFNPSIGLFNYVLSWFGISGPSWLMSPDYALYALMIMSFWTVGSGMILFLAGLQGVPASLVEAARLDGAGRFRIFLNVTLPMISPVLLFQLIMGVIDSFQVFTQAYVMTQGGPNYSTWFYVYNLYTSAFKEYRAGYSSALAWVLLIVVMAFTALIIKLSNRYVHYEGGGRK encoded by the coding sequence ATGTATCTCTTCATCTCTCCATGGCTTATCGGTTTCATGGTGTTTGCCTTGTATCCGATTCTGTCATCCTTGTATTACAGCTTCACGGACTATGACATTATCCACCCGCCCAAATATGTCGGACTCGCGAATTACAACGAAATGTTTCACAATGACCTGTTCTGGAAATCTGTTGTCGTAACGGTGCGCTATACCTTTATCAGTGTACCGATTCAGCTGCTGCTGGCACTTGGATTTGCTCTCCTGCTCAATATGAAAATACCGTTCCGCGGATTTTTCCGCACGGCCATGTATTTTCCAAGTATGGTATCCGGCGTGGCGATGTCCTTGCTGTGGTACTGGATTTTCAACCCATCGATTGGTCTGTTTAATTACGTGCTGTCCTGGTTCGGCATCAGTGGACCATCGTGGCTTATGAGCCCTGATTATGCGCTTTACGCTCTCATGATCATGTCCTTCTGGACGGTAGGCTCAGGCATGATTCTGTTCCTGGCGGGACTTCAGGGCGTTCCTGCCAGTCTCGTGGAAGCCGCCAGGCTTGACGGTGCAGGCCGATTCCGAATTTTCCTGAACGTGACCCTGCCCATGATTTCACCGGTACTATTGTTCCAGCTAATTATGGGCGTCATCGATTCCTTCCAGGTGTTCACGCAGGCGTATGTAATGACCCAAGGGGGCCCAAACTACTCGACCTGGTTCTACGTTTACAACCTGTACACCAGTGCCTTCAAGGAATACAGAGCAGGATACTCATCGGCACTTGCGTGGGTGCTGCTGATTGTCGTCATGGCGTTTACGGCCCTCATTATTAAACTCTCGAACCGTTATGTTCACTATGAAGGAGGCGGACGCAAATGA
- a CDS encoding FlxA-like family protein yields the protein MNISSAASSTTSYISTSSSSSNSTSELEKQKTKLEAELEKVQSSKDDEKTKETKTKQLQQQIKQIEAQISQQSSQSSGTTSTKETPPAKLANNGMQAASPQEIANATTDSNGRFDIRV from the coding sequence ATGAATATTTCTTCAGCAGCAAGTTCCACGACATCCTACATATCGACTTCTTCATCCAGTTCGAACAGCACAAGTGAGTTGGAAAAACAAAAGACGAAGCTTGAGGCCGAATTGGAGAAAGTACAATCCAGCAAGGACGATGAGAAAACCAAGGAGACCAAAACGAAGCAGCTGCAGCAGCAAATCAAGCAAATTGAGGCTCAAATCTCGCAGCAAAGCTCCCAGAGCAGCGGTACAACAAGCACCAAAGAAACACCGCCAGCCAAACTTGCGAACAATGGCATGCAAGCAGCATCCCCGCAAGAAATTGCCAATGCAACGACAGACAGTAATGGCCGATTTGATATCCGGGTATAA